From a single Rosa rugosa chromosome 7, drRosRugo1.1, whole genome shotgun sequence genomic region:
- the LOC133722161 gene encoding uncharacterized protein LOC133722161, with the protein MAPRKTASSSPISIGNCEVTVEATGFSCRSEPDSLQISLSKTSKITISLKKQTETNSISGHFKSQGGDLSFVLVNPKDASSCSKSYLQEVLKMYIRELPAMNFAANTGKQSMFLERCVTNGKYCTLLLQSHSLRHSQKVIAAITYQIVPADTQYAEIPIAAVSSMYQHKGFGSSLFLELKKRLQSVGICTIFCWGDKESEGFWLKQGFVSIAEVDTKGRRCRPPIKADIRRALCFPGGSTLMVLHLKQQASANTLDSLELGASFKPTGNLSSDALTREDSSKLVSSAKLSNIEDNGDINHCSSKQGKVAKRKVWKSSISSLKSKKVKGSHCCQFESNSTDGSEFCLQRCSFVSSKDKSLLADPPRECAISCKEKIAEECGPANITLETSVQKEFQSQRESFKIMLMNIADDAKKANITKVIEDLGGAITCNGSTSTHVVTGKVRTTLNFCTALCSGAWIVSPFWLKESFRQGTYVDESSYILHDEEYVLKYGAELKAAVLRAKASPQGLLKGYNVYIAAHVQPPAKMLSTIVRSAGGNIIGGLEKVNEASRTIFVACEEDMEVVLAVKKGIGTFSSDWLMNCIMRQELDLEAPQFVESL; encoded by the exons ATGGCGCCAAGGAAGACCGCATCGTCCTCTCCGATCTCAATCG GCAATTGCGAGGTGACAGTGGAAGCTACCGGCTTCAGTTGCCGATCAGAGCCGGACTCCCTCCAAATCTCCCTCTCCAAAACATCCAAAATCACTATCTCAT TGAAAAAACAAACCGAAACAAATAGCATTTCTGGGCATTTCAAATCTCAAG GAGGTGATCTTTCGTTCGTGCTTGTTAATCCTAAAGATGCCAGTAGCTGTAGCAAATCCTATCTCCAG GAAGTACTAAAGATGTACATTAGGGAACTTCCTGCAATGAATTTCGCTGCCAATACTGGAAAACAATCAATGTTCCTTGAAAGATGCGTTACAAATGG GAAATACTGCACTTTGCTTTTGCAGTCTCATTCTTTGCGTCATTCGCAAAAG GTTATAGCTGCTATCACTTATCAAATAGTTCCCGCTGACACACAGTACGCTGAGATACCTATTGCTGCTGTCAGTTCAATGTACCAACACAAG GGATTTGGTAGCTCTTTGTTCCTGGAATTGAAAAAGAGACTTCAAAGTGTTGGTATATGCACAATATTTTGTTGGGGAGACAAGGAATCTGAAGGGTTTTGGCTCAAACAG GGTTTCGTATCAATAGCAGAGGTAGATACTAAGGGTAGACGCTGCAGGCCACCTATTAAAGCTGATATTCGTAGAGCATTATGCTTTCCAGGTGGTTCAACCCTCATGGTTTTACATCTTAAGCAGCAGGCTTCAGCAAATACTCTAGACTCTTTGGAGTTGGGCGCTTCTTTTAAGCCTACAGGGAATTTGTCATCTGATGCTCTCACCAGAGAGGACTCCAGCAAGTTGGTCAGCAGTGCAAAATTATCCAATATTGAAGACAATGGTGATATAAACCACTGTTCTTCCAAACAAGGCAAAGTTGCAAAGAGAAAGGTCTGGAAATCTTCAATATCATCACTGAAGTCAAAAAAAGTAAAAGGAAGTCATTGCTGTCAGTTTGAGTCTAACTCCACTGATGGAAGTGAGTTTTGTTTACAACGATGCTCCTTTGTTTCTTCCAAAGATAAATCTTTACTGGCAGATCCCCCTAGAGAGTGCGCTATTAGTTGCAAGGAAAAGATTGCTGAAGAATGTGGACCAGCTAATATAACACTAGAAACTTCAGTCCAGAAGGAGTTTCAGTCACAGAGAGAATCCTTCAAAATCATGTTGATGAATATTGCAGATGATGCAAAGAAAGCAAATATTACAAAG GTAATTGAGGACCTTGGTGGGGCTATTACATGTAATGGGAGTACAAGTACACATGTTGTTACCGGGAAAGTGAGAACAACTCTGAATTTCTGTACTGCTCTTTGTTCAGG AGCTTGGATCGTTTCTCCCTTTTGGTTGAAAGAAAGCTTTCGTCAAGGAACATACGTTG ACGAATCATCTTACATATTACATGATGAAGAATATGTTCTTAAATATGGAGCTGAGCTGAAAGCTGCAGTTCTCAGAGCAAAAGCAAGTCCTCAAGGCTTGCTTAAAGGCTATAATGTATACATAGCAGCTCATGTTCAACCCCCTGCAAAGATGTTATCTACCATTGTCAGGTCTGCTGGTGGAAAT ATAATTGGTGGACTGGAAAAAGTAAATGAAGCTTCACGAACAATATTTGTGGCATGCGAAGAAGACATGGAAGTAGTGTTGGCTGTAAAGAAGGGGATAGGCACTTTTAGCAGTGATTGGCTTATGAACTGTATCATGAGACAGGAGCTAGACTTAGAGGCCCCCCAGTTTGTAGAGTCCCTTTGA